From the genome of Miscanthus floridulus cultivar M001 chromosome 10, ASM1932011v1, whole genome shotgun sequence, one region includes:
- the LOC136486773 gene encoding cycloartenol-C-24-methyltransferase 1-like — protein sequence MSQSGASNVSRAFQRRNIARNQFESAVEQYEKYHDIHGGDKEFRKSNYAHMANTYYDLITKFVELMWGQSFHFAPRWHGETLGESIKRFEHFIALQLGLKKGMKVLDVGCGIGGPLREIARFSSTDITGLNNNAYQISRGKELNFSAGLSEQCNFIKGDFMNMPFPDNTFDAAYAIEATIYAPDVLGAYREIYRVLKPGQYFALDELCLTDKFDPNNAKHRDLKAKIELGCALPDVRTTRQCIQAMKEAGFEIVLARDLAEDSPCPWYWDIDARLFSWSNFSYSGVAKFLMRAIAGTLEFLRIAPKGSSKLVSILHSASNDLIISCREQIFTMTFFVLGRKPLKESDV from the exons ATGTCACAGTCCGGGGCCTCAAATGTTTCTAGGGCCTTTCAAAGGCGAAACATCGCCAGGAATCAATTTGAATCAGCCGTTGAACA ATATGAGAAGTACCACGACATACATGGAGGGGACAAAGAATTCAGGAAGTCGAACTATGCACATATG GCAAACACTTATTATGATCTTATaacaaaatttgttgaacttatgTGGGGTCAATCATTCCATTTCGCCCCAAG ATGGCATGGTGAAACACTTGGCGAAAGCATCAAGCGGTTTGAGCATTTTATTGCCCTTCAATTGGGGCTCAAAAAGGGGATGAAG GTCTTGGATGTAGGATGTGGAATTGGGGGGCCCTTAAGGGAAATAGCCAGATTCAG CTCAACAGATATAACTGGACTGAACAACAACGCTTACCAGATATCAAGGGGCAAG GAGCTCAATTTTTCGGCCGGTTTGAGTGAGCAGTGCAACTTCATAAAG GGAGACTTCATGAACATGCCATTTCCTGACAACACCTTTGATGCAGCCTACGCAATAGAGGCCACAATTTATGCTCCTGATGTA CTAGGTGCCTACAGGGAGATATACCGGGTGCTGAAACCTGGTCAATATTTCGCACTAGATGAACTGTGCTTGACTGATAAATTTGATCCAAACAACGCTAAGCATAGGGACCTCAAGGCAAAAATTGAGCTCGGCTGTGCCTTGCCTGACGTCCGTACCACTCGTCAGTGCATCCAGGCTATGAAAGAAGCTGGATTCGAG ATTGTCTTGGCGAGGGATCTTGCTGAGGACTCTCCATGCCCATGGTACTGGGACATAGATGCCCGCCTTTTCTCATGGAGCAACTTCAGTTACTCTGGTGTCGCAAAGTTCCTCATGCGTGCAATT GCTGGTACACTGGAGTTCCTCCGGATTGCTCCGAAAGGCAGCAGTAAGCTTGTTAGCATCCTGCATAGTGCATCCAATGACCTCATCATAAGCTGTCG GGAACAGATCTTTACAATGACCTTCTTTGTCCTTGGCCGGAAACCTCTCAAGGAAAGTGATGTTTAA